GCGTCAGGCTTTCGCCGGACACTGCCTCGAGTGGGGGCGCGGCGGCCACCGCGCCCAGCGCGAGCAGTGAAAGACCGATTGCTTGCAGGCTCATCGCCGGTCTCCTCTATTCGGCCGCGAGTAATCCTGCCGCGGATTGGCAGCGGCATGTTCGCGGGCTCTGGCTTTCTTGTCGGCGATGCGCAGCCGCATCCCCGCGGTGATGCGGGCGAGCACGGCGTCCATGTCGGCGAGGACATCCGGCGCGGCGATCCGCATGACGCGGATGCCGACTTCCTCCAGGCTCTTGTCACGCCGTTTGGCGAGCACCGGATCGGCGCCTTCCTCATCCAGCATGATCGCCATGCCGAGATTGGCGCAGCCGAAATCGACGATCGCCGAACCGATCACCGCGTAGCGCGTGAACTTGTAACGGCCGAGGTCGGCCTTGGCGAACTTCTCCGCCAGCGCCTTGTGCGCCGGGCTCGAATGCCTCCGCATCTCGCGCGCCCGGTCGTGCAGCGCATCGAGCCGCTTCTCCGAGATTTCCCAGCCCCGCCCCTTCTTCTTGATCGCGGGCGCGGTGTCGGCAATCTCGGAGAGATCGCGGAGTTGGAGGGTTTTGCGGTCAGTCATTGGCCACCGCACCTCTCGCAATTGACCGTATAAAACGCCGCGCGAACGGCAGCTTCGTCAACAGATATCCCAGCAACACACCGGGCACGCTCGCGACTCCGAGAAACGCCACTGGATCACGCTCAATATCGGTATAGACGAAGGGGCTGAGCAGAAGGAGCACGTAGCCCGCCAACCACCATCGCGGTCCTTTCACAAAAGATCGAATAAGCACGCCAACGAAGATACCCGACAGGGTTCGACTGGGAAGGAAAGCAATTTCCGGCTCCATCACCCCACGCTCCCCTCAAGGCTAATCGCCAGCAGCTTCTGCGC
This region of Tsuneonella aeria genomic DNA includes:
- a CDS encoding endonuclease domain-containing protein, encoding MTDRKTLQLRDLSEIADTAPAIKKKGRGWEISEKRLDALHDRAREMRRHSSPAHKALAEKFAKADLGRYKFTRYAVIGSAIVDFGCANLGMAIMLDEEGADPVLAKRRDKSLEEVGIRVMRIAAPDVLADMDAVLARITAGMRLRIADKKARAREHAAANPRQDYSRPNRGDRR